A window from Pongo abelii isolate AG06213 chromosome 6, NHGRI_mPonAbe1-v2.0_pri, whole genome shotgun sequence encodes these proteins:
- the AP4M1 gene encoding AP-4 complex subunit mu-1 isoform X2, with protein sequence MSDGEAVRASEGNLRAGTAMISQFFILSSKGDPLIYKDFRGDSGGRDVAELFYRKLTGLPGDESPVVMHHDGHHFIHIRHSGLYLVVTTSENVSPFSLLELLSRLATLLGDYCGSLGEGTIFRNVALVYELLDEVLDYGYVQTTSTEMLRNFIQTEAVVSKPFSLFDLSSVGLFGAETQQSKVAPSSAASRPVLSSRSDQSQKNEVFLDVVERLSVLIASNGSLLKVDVQGEIRLKSFLPSGSEMRIGLTEEFCVGKSELRGYGPGIRVDEVSFHSSVNLDEFESHRILRLQPPQGELTVMRYQLSDDLPSPLPFRLFPSVQWDRGSGRLQVYLKLRCDLPSKSQALNVRLHLPLPRGVVSLSQELSSPEQKAELAEGALRWDLPRVQGGSQLSGLFQMDVPGPPGPPSHGLSTSASPLGLGPASLSFELPRHTCSGLQVRFLRLAFRPCGNANPHKWVRHLSHSDAYVIRI encoded by the exons ATGAGTGACGGGGAGGCGGTGCGGGCGTCGGAAGGGAATCTCCGGGCAGG AACGGCCATGATTTCCCAGTTCTTCATTCTGTCCTCCAAGGGGGACCCGCTCATCTACAAAGACT TCCGCGGGGACAGTGGCGGTCGGGATGTGGCCGAGCTCTTCTACCGGAAGCTGACGGGACTGCCAGGAGACGAGTCCCCGGTTGTCATG CATCACGATGGCCATCATTTCATTCACATCAGACACAGCGGCCTCTATTTGGTGGTCACAACTTCAGAAAACGTTTCTCCCTTCAGCCTTCTAGAACTGCTCTCCAG GTTGGCCACCCTTCTGGGCGATTACTGTGGCTCCCTGGGCGAGGGGACCATCTTCCGCAATGTGGCTCTGGTATACGAACTCCTGGATGAAGTGCTG GACTATGGCTATGTACAGACCACATCCACGGAGATGCTGAGGAATTTCATCCAGACGGAAGCTGTGGTCAGCAAGCCCTTCAGCCTCTTTGACCTCAGCAGTGTTGGCTTG TTTGGGGCTGAGACACAACAGAGCAAAGTGGCCCCCAGCAGTGCAGCCAGCCGCCCCGTCCTGTCCAGTCGCTCTGACCAG agCCAAAAGAATGAAGTTTTTTTGGATGTGGTCGAGAGATTGTCTGTACTGATAGCATCTAAT GGATCCCTGCTGAAGGTGGATGTGCAGGGAGAGATTCGGCTCAAGAGCTTCCTTCCCAGCGGCTCTG AGATGCGCATTGGCTTGACAGAAGAGTTTTGTGTGGGGAAGTCAGAGCTGAGAG GTTATGGGCCAGGAATCCGGGTCGATGAAGTCTCGTTTCACAGCTCCGTGAATCTGGACGAGTTTGAGTCTCATCGAATCCTCCGCTTGCAACCACCTCAGGGCGAG CTGACTGTGATGCGATACCAACTCTCCGATGACCTCCCCTCACCGCTCCCCTTCCGGCTCTTCCCCTCTGTGCAGTGGGACCGAGGCTCAGGCCG GCTCCAGGTTTATCTAAAGTTGCGATGTGACCTGCCCTCAAAGAG CCAAGCCCTCAATGTCAGGCTGCACCTTCCCCTGCCTCGAGGGGTGGTCAG CCTGTCTCAGGAGCTGAGCAGCCCAGAGCAGAAGGCTGAGCTGGCAGAGGGAGCCCTTCGCTGGGACCTGCCTCGGGTGCAAGGAGGCTCTCAACTCTCAGGCCTTTTCCAG ATGGATGTCCCAGGGCCCCCAGGACCTCCCAGCCATGGGCTCTCCACCTCGGCCTCTCCTCTGGGGCTCGGCCCTGCCAGTCTCTCCTTCGAGCTTCCCCGGCACACATGCTCTGGCCTCCAGGTCCGATTCCTCAGGCTGGCCTTCAGGCCATGCGGCAATGCCAACCCCCACAAGTGGGTGAGACACCTAAGCCACAGCGACGCCTACGTCATTCGGATCTGA
- the AP4M1 gene encoding AP-4 complex subunit mu-1 isoform X1, with product MSDGEAVRASEGNLRAGTAMISQFFILSSKGDPLIYKDFRGDSGGRDVAELFYRKLTGLPGDESPVVMVTSGGRRHHDGHHFIHIRHSGLYLVVTTSENVSPFSLLELLSRLATLLGDYCGSLGEGTIFRNVALVYELLDEVLDYGYVQTTSTEMLRNFIQTEAVVSKPFSLFDLSSVGLFGAETQQSKVAPSSAASRPVLSSRSDQSQKNEVFLDVVERLSVLIASNGSLLKVDVQGEIRLKSFLPSGSEMRIGLTEEFCVGKSELRGYGPGIRVDEVSFHSSVNLDEFESHRILRLQPPQGELTVMRYQLSDDLPSPLPFRLFPSVQWDRGSGRLQVYLKLRCDLPSKSQALNVRLHLPLPRGVVSLSQELSSPEQKAELAEGALRWDLPRVQGGSQLSGLFQMDVPGPPGPPSHGLSTSASPLGLGPASLSFELPRHTCSGLQVRFLRLAFRPCGNANPHKWVRHLSHSDAYVIRI from the exons ATGAGTGACGGGGAGGCGGTGCGGGCGTCGGAAGGGAATCTCCGGGCAGG AACGGCCATGATTTCCCAGTTCTTCATTCTGTCCTCCAAGGGGGACCCGCTCATCTACAAAGACT TCCGCGGGGACAGTGGCGGTCGGGATGTGGCCGAGCTCTTCTACCGGAAGCTGACGGGACTGCCAGGAGACGAGTCCCCGGTTGTCATGGTAACCAGCGGCGGGAGGCGG CATCACGATGGCCATCATTTCATTCACATCAGACACAGCGGCCTCTATTTGGTGGTCACAACTTCAGAAAACGTTTCTCCCTTCAGCCTTCTAGAACTGCTCTCCAG GTTGGCCACCCTTCTGGGCGATTACTGTGGCTCCCTGGGCGAGGGGACCATCTTCCGCAATGTGGCTCTGGTATACGAACTCCTGGATGAAGTGCTG GACTATGGCTATGTACAGACCACATCCACGGAGATGCTGAGGAATTTCATCCAGACGGAAGCTGTGGTCAGCAAGCCCTTCAGCCTCTTTGACCTCAGCAGTGTTGGCTTG TTTGGGGCTGAGACACAACAGAGCAAAGTGGCCCCCAGCAGTGCAGCCAGCCGCCCCGTCCTGTCCAGTCGCTCTGACCAG agCCAAAAGAATGAAGTTTTTTTGGATGTGGTCGAGAGATTGTCTGTACTGATAGCATCTAAT GGATCCCTGCTGAAGGTGGATGTGCAGGGAGAGATTCGGCTCAAGAGCTTCCTTCCCAGCGGCTCTG AGATGCGCATTGGCTTGACAGAAGAGTTTTGTGTGGGGAAGTCAGAGCTGAGAG GTTATGGGCCAGGAATCCGGGTCGATGAAGTCTCGTTTCACAGCTCCGTGAATCTGGACGAGTTTGAGTCTCATCGAATCCTCCGCTTGCAACCACCTCAGGGCGAG CTGACTGTGATGCGATACCAACTCTCCGATGACCTCCCCTCACCGCTCCCCTTCCGGCTCTTCCCCTCTGTGCAGTGGGACCGAGGCTCAGGCCG GCTCCAGGTTTATCTAAAGTTGCGATGTGACCTGCCCTCAAAGAG CCAAGCCCTCAATGTCAGGCTGCACCTTCCCCTGCCTCGAGGGGTGGTCAG CCTGTCTCAGGAGCTGAGCAGCCCAGAGCAGAAGGCTGAGCTGGCAGAGGGAGCCCTTCGCTGGGACCTGCCTCGGGTGCAAGGAGGCTCTCAACTCTCAGGCCTTTTCCAG ATGGATGTCCCAGGGCCCCCAGGACCTCCCAGCCATGGGCTCTCCACCTCGGCCTCTCCTCTGGGGCTCGGCCCTGCCAGTCTCTCCTTCGAGCTTCCCCGGCACACATGCTCTGGCCTCCAGGTCCGATTCCTCAGGCTGGCCTTCAGGCCATGCGGCAATGCCAACCCCCACAAGTGGGTGAGACACCTAAGCCACAGCGACGCCTACGTCATTCGGATCTGA
- the AP4M1 gene encoding AP-4 complex subunit mu-1 isoform X4, whose amino-acid sequence MSDGEAVRASEGNLRAGTAMISQFFILSSKGDPLIYKDFRGDSGGRDVAELFYRKLTGLPGDESPVVMVTSGGRRHHDGHHFIHIRHSGLYLVVTTSENVSPFSLLELLSRLATLLGDYCGSLGEGTIFRNVALVYELLDEVLDYGYVQTTSTEMLRNFIQTEAVVSKPFSLFDLSSVGLFGAETQQSKVAPSSAASRPVLSSRSDQSQKNEVFLDVVERLSVLIASNGSLLKVDVQGEIRLKSFLPSGSEMRIGLTEEFCVGKSELRGYGPGIRVDEVSFHSSVNLDEFESHRILRLQPPQGELTVMRYQLSDDLPSPLPFRLFPSVQWDRGSGRLQVYLKLRCDLPSKSQALNVRLHLPLPRGVVSLSQELSSPEQKAELAEGALRWDLPRVQGGSQLSGLFQVRFLRLAFRPCGNANPHKWVRHLSHSDAYVIRI is encoded by the exons ATGAGTGACGGGGAGGCGGTGCGGGCGTCGGAAGGGAATCTCCGGGCAGG AACGGCCATGATTTCCCAGTTCTTCATTCTGTCCTCCAAGGGGGACCCGCTCATCTACAAAGACT TCCGCGGGGACAGTGGCGGTCGGGATGTGGCCGAGCTCTTCTACCGGAAGCTGACGGGACTGCCAGGAGACGAGTCCCCGGTTGTCATGGTAACCAGCGGCGGGAGGCGG CATCACGATGGCCATCATTTCATTCACATCAGACACAGCGGCCTCTATTTGGTGGTCACAACTTCAGAAAACGTTTCTCCCTTCAGCCTTCTAGAACTGCTCTCCAG GTTGGCCACCCTTCTGGGCGATTACTGTGGCTCCCTGGGCGAGGGGACCATCTTCCGCAATGTGGCTCTGGTATACGAACTCCTGGATGAAGTGCTG GACTATGGCTATGTACAGACCACATCCACGGAGATGCTGAGGAATTTCATCCAGACGGAAGCTGTGGTCAGCAAGCCCTTCAGCCTCTTTGACCTCAGCAGTGTTGGCTTG TTTGGGGCTGAGACACAACAGAGCAAAGTGGCCCCCAGCAGTGCAGCCAGCCGCCCCGTCCTGTCCAGTCGCTCTGACCAG agCCAAAAGAATGAAGTTTTTTTGGATGTGGTCGAGAGATTGTCTGTACTGATAGCATCTAAT GGATCCCTGCTGAAGGTGGATGTGCAGGGAGAGATTCGGCTCAAGAGCTTCCTTCCCAGCGGCTCTG AGATGCGCATTGGCTTGACAGAAGAGTTTTGTGTGGGGAAGTCAGAGCTGAGAG GTTATGGGCCAGGAATCCGGGTCGATGAAGTCTCGTTTCACAGCTCCGTGAATCTGGACGAGTTTGAGTCTCATCGAATCCTCCGCTTGCAACCACCTCAGGGCGAG CTGACTGTGATGCGATACCAACTCTCCGATGACCTCCCCTCACCGCTCCCCTTCCGGCTCTTCCCCTCTGTGCAGTGGGACCGAGGCTCAGGCCG GCTCCAGGTTTATCTAAAGTTGCGATGTGACCTGCCCTCAAAGAG CCAAGCCCTCAATGTCAGGCTGCACCTTCCCCTGCCTCGAGGGGTGGTCAG CCTGTCTCAGGAGCTGAGCAGCCCAGAGCAGAAGGCTGAGCTGGCAGAGGGAGCCCTTCGCTGGGACCTGCCTCGGGTGCAAGGAGGCTCTCAACTCTCAGGCCTTTTCCAG GTCCGATTCCTCAGGCTGGCCTTCAGGCCATGCGGCAATGCCAACCCCCACAAGTGGGTGAGACACCTAAGCCACAGCGACGCCTACGTCATTCGGATCTGA
- the AP4M1 gene encoding AP-4 complex subunit mu-1 isoform X5, which translates to MSDGEAVRASEGNLRAGTAMISQFFILSSKGDPLIYKDFRGDSGGRDVAELFYRKLTGLPGDESPVVMHHDGHHFIHIRHSGLYLVVTTSENVSPFSLLELLSRLATLLGDYCGSLGEGTIFRNVALVYELLDEVLDYGYVQTTSTEMLRNFIQTEAVVSKPFSLFDLSSVGLFGAETQQSKVAPSSAASRPVLSSRSDQSQKNEVFLDVVERLSVLIASNGSLLKVDVQGEIRLKSFLPSGSEMRIGLTEEFCVGKSELRGYGPGIRVDEVSFHSSVNLDEFESHRILRLQPPQGELTVMRYQLSDDLPSPLPFRLFPSVQWDRGSGRLQVYLKLRCDLPSKSQALNVRLHLPLPRGVVSLSQELSSPEQKAELAEGALRWDLPRVQGGSQLSGLFQVRFLRLAFRPCGNANPHKWVRHLSHSDAYVIRI; encoded by the exons ATGAGTGACGGGGAGGCGGTGCGGGCGTCGGAAGGGAATCTCCGGGCAGG AACGGCCATGATTTCCCAGTTCTTCATTCTGTCCTCCAAGGGGGACCCGCTCATCTACAAAGACT TCCGCGGGGACAGTGGCGGTCGGGATGTGGCCGAGCTCTTCTACCGGAAGCTGACGGGACTGCCAGGAGACGAGTCCCCGGTTGTCATG CATCACGATGGCCATCATTTCATTCACATCAGACACAGCGGCCTCTATTTGGTGGTCACAACTTCAGAAAACGTTTCTCCCTTCAGCCTTCTAGAACTGCTCTCCAG GTTGGCCACCCTTCTGGGCGATTACTGTGGCTCCCTGGGCGAGGGGACCATCTTCCGCAATGTGGCTCTGGTATACGAACTCCTGGATGAAGTGCTG GACTATGGCTATGTACAGACCACATCCACGGAGATGCTGAGGAATTTCATCCAGACGGAAGCTGTGGTCAGCAAGCCCTTCAGCCTCTTTGACCTCAGCAGTGTTGGCTTG TTTGGGGCTGAGACACAACAGAGCAAAGTGGCCCCCAGCAGTGCAGCCAGCCGCCCCGTCCTGTCCAGTCGCTCTGACCAG agCCAAAAGAATGAAGTTTTTTTGGATGTGGTCGAGAGATTGTCTGTACTGATAGCATCTAAT GGATCCCTGCTGAAGGTGGATGTGCAGGGAGAGATTCGGCTCAAGAGCTTCCTTCCCAGCGGCTCTG AGATGCGCATTGGCTTGACAGAAGAGTTTTGTGTGGGGAAGTCAGAGCTGAGAG GTTATGGGCCAGGAATCCGGGTCGATGAAGTCTCGTTTCACAGCTCCGTGAATCTGGACGAGTTTGAGTCTCATCGAATCCTCCGCTTGCAACCACCTCAGGGCGAG CTGACTGTGATGCGATACCAACTCTCCGATGACCTCCCCTCACCGCTCCCCTTCCGGCTCTTCCCCTCTGTGCAGTGGGACCGAGGCTCAGGCCG GCTCCAGGTTTATCTAAAGTTGCGATGTGACCTGCCCTCAAAGAG CCAAGCCCTCAATGTCAGGCTGCACCTTCCCCTGCCTCGAGGGGTGGTCAG CCTGTCTCAGGAGCTGAGCAGCCCAGAGCAGAAGGCTGAGCTGGCAGAGGGAGCCCTTCGCTGGGACCTGCCTCGGGTGCAAGGAGGCTCTCAACTCTCAGGCCTTTTCCAG GTCCGATTCCTCAGGCTGGCCTTCAGGCCATGCGGCAATGCCAACCCCCACAAGTGGGTGAGACACCTAAGCCACAGCGACGCCTACGTCATTCGGATCTGA
- the AP4M1 gene encoding AP-4 complex subunit mu-1 isoform X3, with translation MISQFFILSSKGDPLIYKDFRGDSGGRDVAELFYRKLTGLPGDESPVVMHHDGHHFIHIRHSGLYLVVTTSENVSPFSLLELLSRLATLLGDYCGSLGEGTIFRNVALVYELLDEVLDYGYVQTTSTEMLRNFIQTEAVVSKPFSLFDLSSVGLFGAETQQSKVAPSSAASRPVLSSRSDQSQKNEVFLDVVERLSVLIASNGSLLKVDVQGEIRLKSFLPSGSEMRIGLTEEFCVGKSELRGYGPGIRVDEVSFHSSVNLDEFESHRILRLQPPQGELTVMRYQLSDDLPSPLPFRLFPSVQWDRGSGRLQVYLKLRCDLPSKSQALNVRLHLPLPRGVVSLSQELSSPEQKAELAEGALRWDLPRVQGGSQLSGLFQMDVPGPPGPPSHGLSTSASPLGLGPASLSFELPRHTCSGLQVRFLRLAFRPCGNANPHKWVRHLSHSDAYVIRI, from the exons ATGATTTCCCAGTTCTTCATTCTGTCCTCCAAGGGGGACCCGCTCATCTACAAAGACT TCCGCGGGGACAGTGGCGGTCGGGATGTGGCCGAGCTCTTCTACCGGAAGCTGACGGGACTGCCAGGAGACGAGTCCCCGGTTGTCATG CATCACGATGGCCATCATTTCATTCACATCAGACACAGCGGCCTCTATTTGGTGGTCACAACTTCAGAAAACGTTTCTCCCTTCAGCCTTCTAGAACTGCTCTCCAG GTTGGCCACCCTTCTGGGCGATTACTGTGGCTCCCTGGGCGAGGGGACCATCTTCCGCAATGTGGCTCTGGTATACGAACTCCTGGATGAAGTGCTG GACTATGGCTATGTACAGACCACATCCACGGAGATGCTGAGGAATTTCATCCAGACGGAAGCTGTGGTCAGCAAGCCCTTCAGCCTCTTTGACCTCAGCAGTGTTGGCTTG TTTGGGGCTGAGACACAACAGAGCAAAGTGGCCCCCAGCAGTGCAGCCAGCCGCCCCGTCCTGTCCAGTCGCTCTGACCAG agCCAAAAGAATGAAGTTTTTTTGGATGTGGTCGAGAGATTGTCTGTACTGATAGCATCTAAT GGATCCCTGCTGAAGGTGGATGTGCAGGGAGAGATTCGGCTCAAGAGCTTCCTTCCCAGCGGCTCTG AGATGCGCATTGGCTTGACAGAAGAGTTTTGTGTGGGGAAGTCAGAGCTGAGAG GTTATGGGCCAGGAATCCGGGTCGATGAAGTCTCGTTTCACAGCTCCGTGAATCTGGACGAGTTTGAGTCTCATCGAATCCTCCGCTTGCAACCACCTCAGGGCGAG CTGACTGTGATGCGATACCAACTCTCCGATGACCTCCCCTCACCGCTCCCCTTCCGGCTCTTCCCCTCTGTGCAGTGGGACCGAGGCTCAGGCCG GCTCCAGGTTTATCTAAAGTTGCGATGTGACCTGCCCTCAAAGAG CCAAGCCCTCAATGTCAGGCTGCACCTTCCCCTGCCTCGAGGGGTGGTCAG CCTGTCTCAGGAGCTGAGCAGCCCAGAGCAGAAGGCTGAGCTGGCAGAGGGAGCCCTTCGCTGGGACCTGCCTCGGGTGCAAGGAGGCTCTCAACTCTCAGGCCTTTTCCAG ATGGATGTCCCAGGGCCCCCAGGACCTCCCAGCCATGGGCTCTCCACCTCGGCCTCTCCTCTGGGGCTCGGCCCTGCCAGTCTCTCCTTCGAGCTTCCCCGGCACACATGCTCTGGCCTCCAGGTCCGATTCCTCAGGCTGGCCTTCAGGCCATGCGGCAATGCCAACCCCCACAAGTGGGTGAGACACCTAAGCCACAGCGACGCCTACGTCATTCGGATCTGA
- the AP4M1 gene encoding AP-4 complex subunit mu-1 (The RefSeq protein has 1 substitution compared to this genomic sequence): MISQFFILSSKGDPLIYKDFRGDSGGRDVAELFYRKLTGLPGDESPVVMVTSGGRRHHDGHHFIHIRHSGLYLVVTTSENVSPFSLLELLSRLATLLGDYCGSLGEGTISRNVALVYELLDEVLDYGYVQTTSTEMLRNFIQTEAVVSKPFSLFDLSSVGLFGAETQQSKVAPSSAASRPVLSSRSDQSQKNEVFLDVVERLSVLIASNGSLLKVDVQGEIRLKSFLPSGSEMRIGLTEEFCVGKSELRGYGPGIRVDEVSFHSSVNLDEFESHRILRLQPPQGELTVMRYQLSDDLPSPLPFRLFPSVQWDRGSGRLQVYLKLRCDLPSKSQALNVRLHLPLPRGVVSLSQELSSPEQKAELAEGALRWDLPRVQGGSQLSGLFQMDVPGPPGPPSHGLSTSASPLGLGPASLSFELPRHTCSGLQVRFLRLAFRPCGNANPHKWVRHLSHSDAYVIRI; this comes from the exons ATGATTTCCCAGTTCTTCATTCTGTCCTCCAAGGGGGACCCGCTCATCTACAAAGACT TCCGCGGGGACAGTGGCGGTCGGGATGTGGCCGAGCTCTTCTACCGGAAGCTGACGGGACTGCCAGGAGACGAGTCCCCGGTTGTCATGGTAACCAGCGGCGGGAGGCGG CATCACGATGGCCATCATTTCATTCACATCAGACACAGCGGCCTCTATTTGGTGGTCACAACTTCAGAAAACGTTTCTCCCTTCAGCCTTCTAGAACTGCTCTCCAG GTTGGCCACCCTTCTGGGCGATTACTGTGGCTCCCTGGGCGAGGGGACCATCTTCCGCAATGTGGCTCTGGTATACGAACTCCTGGATGAAGTGCTG GACTATGGCTATGTACAGACCACATCCACGGAGATGCTGAGGAATTTCATCCAGACGGAAGCTGTGGTCAGCAAGCCCTTCAGCCTCTTTGACCTCAGCAGTGTTGGCTTG TTTGGGGCTGAGACACAACAGAGCAAAGTGGCCCCCAGCAGTGCAGCCAGCCGCCCCGTCCTGTCCAGTCGCTCTGACCAG agCCAAAAGAATGAAGTTTTTTTGGATGTGGTCGAGAGATTGTCTGTACTGATAGCATCTAAT GGATCCCTGCTGAAGGTGGATGTGCAGGGAGAGATTCGGCTCAAGAGCTTCCTTCCCAGCGGCTCTG AGATGCGCATTGGCTTGACAGAAGAGTTTTGTGTGGGGAAGTCAGAGCTGAGAG GTTATGGGCCAGGAATCCGGGTCGATGAAGTCTCGTTTCACAGCTCCGTGAATCTGGACGAGTTTGAGTCTCATCGAATCCTCCGCTTGCAACCACCTCAGGGCGAG CTGACTGTGATGCGATACCAACTCTCCGATGACCTCCCCTCACCGCTCCCCTTCCGGCTCTTCCCCTCTGTGCAGTGGGACCGAGGCTCAGGCCG GCTCCAGGTTTATCTAAAGTTGCGATGTGACCTGCCCTCAAAGAG CCAAGCCCTCAATGTCAGGCTGCACCTTCCCCTGCCTCGAGGGGTGGTCAG CCTGTCTCAGGAGCTGAGCAGCCCAGAGCAGAAGGCTGAGCTGGCAGAGGGAGCCCTTCGCTGGGACCTGCCTCGGGTGCAAGGAGGCTCTCAACTCTCAGGCCTTTTCCAG ATGGATGTCCCAGGGCCCCCAGGACCTCCCAGCCATGGGCTCTCCACCTCGGCCTCTCCTCTGGGGCTCGGCCCTGCCAGTCTCTCCTTCGAGCTTCCCCGGCACACATGCTCTGGCCTCCAGGTCCGATTCCTCAGGCTGGCCTTCAGGCCATGCGGCAATGCCAACCCCCACAAGTGGGTGAGACACCTAAGCCACAGCGACGCCTACGTCATTCGGATCTGA